A window from Heterodontus francisci isolate sHetFra1 chromosome 4, sHetFra1.hap1, whole genome shotgun sequence encodes these proteins:
- the LOC137369321 gene encoding uncharacterized protein has protein sequence SSSSSSSSSSSSSSSSSSSSSSSSSSSSSSSSSSSSSSSSSSSSSSSSSSSSSSLSSSSSSSSSSSSSSSSSSSSSSSSSSSSSSSSSSSSSSSSSASSSSSSSSLSSSSSSSSSSSSSSSSSSSSSSSSSSSSSSSSSSSSSSSSSSSSSSSSSSSSSSSSSSSSSSSSSSSSSSSSSSSSSSSSSSSSSSSSSSSSSSSSSSSSSSSSSSSSSSSSSSSSSSSSLSSSSSSSSSSSSSSSSSSSSSSSSSSSSSSSSSSSSSSSSASSSSSSSSLSSSSSSSSSSSSSSSSSSSSSSSSSSSSSSSSSSSSSSSSSSPSSSSSSSSSSSSSSSSSSSSSSSSPPSPSPSPSPSPSPSSSPSSSSSSSSSSSSSSSSSSSSPSPSPSSSSSSSSSSSSSSSSSSSSS, from the exons tcatcttcctcttcatcttcctcttcatcttcctcttcatcttcctcttcatcttcctcttcatcttcctcttcctcttcctcttcctcttcatcatcttcgtcctcttcctcttcctcttcatcatcttcgtcttcttcttcgtcatcttcgtcatcatctttgtcttcgtcatcttcgtcttcatcgtcatcatcttcgtcttcatcatcgtcatcatcttcgtcttcatcatcgtcatcttcatcatcttcgtcatcttcttcatcttcttcatcttcatcttcagcatcttcatcttcttcgtcatcatctttgtcatcttcttcttcgtcatcttcatcatcttcatcttcttcttcttcatcttcttcttcttcttcatcttcgtcttcatcttcgtcatcttcgtcatcttcgtcttcatcttcctcttcatcttcctcttcatcttcctcttcatcttcctcttcatcttcctcttcatcttcctcttcatcttcctcttcatcttcctcttcatcttcctcttcatcttcctcttcatcttcctcttcatcttcatcttcatcttcatcttcatcttcatcttcgtcatcttcttcctcttcctcttcatcatcttcgtcctcttcctcttcctcttcatcatcttcgtcttcttcttcgtcatcatctttgtcttcgtcatcttcgtcttcatcgtcatcatcttcgtcttcatcatcgtcatcatcttcgtcgtcttcgtcatcttcatcatcttcgtcatcttcatcatcttcttcatcttcatcttcagcatcttcatcttcttcgtcatcatctttgtcgtcttcttcttcgtcatcttcatcatcttcttcttcttcttcatcttcgtcttcatcttcgtcatcttcgtcatcttcgtcatcttcgtcatcttcgtcatcttcgtcttcat cttcatcttctccttcatcttcttcttcttcttcttcttcttcttcatcttcttcttcatcttcttcttcttcttcttcttcatctcctccttctccttctccttctccttctccttctccttctccttcatcttctccttcttcatcttcatcatcatcttcatcttcatcttcttcatcttcttcatcttcttcatctccttctccttctccatcttcatcatcttcatcttcatcttcatcttcatcttcatcttcttcatcttcatcttcatct
- the LOC137369330 gene encoding LOW QUALITY PROTEIN: uncharacterized protein (The sequence of the model RefSeq protein was modified relative to this genomic sequence to represent the inferred CDS: substituted 2 bases at 2 genomic stop codons), which translates to SPPSPSSSSSSSSPSSSPSSSSSSSSSSSSSSSSSSSSSSSSSSSSSSSSSSSSSSSSSSSSSSSSSSSSSSSSSSSSSSSSSSSSSSSSSSSSSSSSSSSSSSXSSSSSSSXSSSSSSSSSSSSSSSSSSSSSSSSSSSSSSSSSSSSSSSSSSSSSSSSSSSSSSSSSSSSSSSSPSSSPSSSPSSSPSSSSSSSSSSSS; encoded by the coding sequence tctcctccttctccttcatcttcatcttcttcttcatctccttcttcatctccttcttcatcttcttcttcatcttcatcatcttcatcttcatcttcatcctcttcgtcatcttcttcatcttcatcttcttcctcctcttcatcttcctcttcatcttcttcatcatcatcttcatcatcttcatcttcatcctcttcgtcatcatcttcatcttcatcatcatcttcatcttcttcatcatcttcttcttcatcttcatcttcatcttcttcgtcatcatcttcttcatcttcatcatcttcatcatcttaatcttcatcatcttcatcatcttaatcttcatcatcttcatcatcttcatcatcttcatcatcttcatcatcttcatcatcatcttcatcttcatcttcatcttcatcatcatcatcatcatcttcatcttcatcttcatcttcatcttcttcatcatcttcttcttcatcttcatcttcatcttcatcttcatcttcatcttcatcttcatcttctccttcatcttctccttcatcttctccttcatcttctccttcatcttcttcttcatcttcttcttcatcttcttct
- the LOC137369328 gene encoding uncharacterized protein, whose product SSSSSSSSSSSSSSSSSSSSSSSSSSSSSSPSPSPSSSSSSSSSSSSSSSSSSSSSSSSSSSSSSSSSSSSSSSSSSSSSSSSSSPSSSSSPSSSSSPSSSSSSSSSSSPSPSSPSPSPSSPSPSPSSSPSSSSSSSSSSSSSSSSSSSPSSSSSSSSSSSSSSPSPSPSPSSSSSSSSSSSSSSSSSPSSSSSSSSSSSSSSPSPSPSPSPSSPSPSPS is encoded by the exons tcatcatcttcatcttcatcatcatcttcatcttcatcttcatcttcttcatcttcttcatcttcttcatcttcttcatcttcttcttctccttctccttctccatcttcatcatcttcatcttcatcatcttcatcttcatcttcatcttcatcttcatcttcatcatcttcatcttcatcttcatcttcatcttcatcttcatcttcatcatcttcatcttcatcttcatcttcat cttcatcatcttcttctccttcatcatcttcttctccttcatcatcttcttctccttcatcttcttcttcatcttcttcttcttcatctccttctccttcttctccttctccttctccttcttctccttctccttctccttcatcttctccttcttcatcttcatcatcatcttcatcttcatcttcatcttcatcttcatcttcttctccttcttcatcttcatcttcatcttcatcttcatcttcttcatctccttctccttctccttctccatcttcatcatcttcatcttcatcttcatcatcttcatcttcatcttcatctccttcatcttcatcttcatcttcatcttcatcttcatcttcttctccttctccttctccttctccttctccttcttctccttctccttctccttct
- the LOC137369322 gene encoding uncharacterized protein: SSSSSSASSSSSSSSSSSSSSSSSSSSSSSSSSSSFSSSSSSSSSSSSSSSSSSSSSSSSSSSSSSSSSSSSSSSSSSSSSSSSSSSSSSSSSSSSSSSSSSSSSSSSSSSSSSSSSSSSSSSSSSSSSSSSSSSSSSSSSSSSSSSSSSSSSSSSSSSSSSSSSSSSSSSSSSSSSSSSSSLSSSSSSSSSSSSSSSSSSSSSSSSSSSSSSSSSSSSSSSSSSSSSSSSSSSSSSSSSSSSSSSSSSSSSSSSSSSSSSSSSSSSSSSSSSSSSSSSSSSSSSSSSSSSSSSSSSSSSSSSSSSSSSSSSSSSSSSSSSSSSSSSSSSSSSSSSSSSSSSSSSSSSSSSSSSSSSSSLSS; this comes from the coding sequence tcatcttcttcgtcatctgcatcttcttcatcttcgtcgtcttcgtcatcttcttcatcttcgtcatcttcatcttcatcatcttcatcttcatcctcttcgtcattttcttcatcttcatcttcttcatcatcttcttcttcatcttcgtcatcatcttcatcttcgtcatcatcttcatcttcgtcatcatcttcatcttcttcttcatcttcttcatcttcttcatcttcgtcatcttcttcatcttcgtcatcttcgtcatcttcgtcatcttcgtcatcttcttcatcttcatcttcatcttcttcgtcatcttcttcgtcatcatcttcgtcatcttcttcgtcatcatcttcgtcatcatcttcgtcatcatcttcgtcatcatcttcgtcatcatcttcgtcatcatcttcgtcatcatcttcgtcatcttcttcgtcatcttcttcttcgtcatcttcatcatcttcatcttcttcatcttcatcatcatcttcatcttcttcttcatcttcttcttcctcttcgtcatcttcctctttgtcatcttcctcttcgtcatcttcctcttcgtcatcttcgtcatcttcctcttcgtcatcttcgtcatcttcctcttcgtcatcttcgtcatcttcctcttcgtcatcttcgtcatcttcctcttcgtcatcttcctcttcgtcatcttcgtcatcttcgtcatcttcctcttcctcttcatcatcttcgtcatcttcctcttcctcttcatcatcttcatcttcctcttcatcatcttcctcttcatcatcttcgtcatcttcctcttcctcttcatcatcttcctcttcatcatcttcgtcatcttcctcttcctcttcatcatcttcgtcatcttcctcttcctcttcatcatcttcatcttcctcttcgtcatcttcgtcatcttcctcttcatcatcttcatcttcatcttcatcttcatcttcatcatcttcctcatcatcttcctcttcctcttcatcttcctcttcatcttcctcttcatcttcctcttcatcttcctcttcatcttcatcatcttcatctttatcttca